A segment of the Lineus longissimus chromosome 11, tnLinLong1.2, whole genome shotgun sequence genome:
attgtacatgtacttacatcaaATGATGACTCTTCTTTACCTTTACTGCATTATCAGTATTCCAAACAGAGCATCTGACCCCCCAACATCACTACCTATATATTCTACCTTTAAGGTTGTGTCAAACCGAACTAAGGTGCTAGCTGGCGACATGATAGGGTTCCATTACGAAGAAGAGGTCCTAAACGATACTGTTCATAGCACCATCAGCATGGCAAACTACCCGAAACATTCATGTGAGGGCGGGTTCACGTCGTCCACCAGTGCTTGCGTCCACCAAAAGGACTTTTATAAGGTACTCCAAAATAATCACCATCTTCATTATAGTATAGCATTCCCCATCTGCGTTATTAGGAGGACAGTTGTGTTCTCGTGATCCAAGGCgtctgtggttgttggctcagcATGGTCATCGAATAGAAAACTGCTCCTGGATGGATACAGTTCCAGATAGCCAGACTTCTTCCCTGCAGAACATGCTCTGATGTTAGGTTACCGGGTCCACATTCGACTGTCATGACTGGAAACAGTAGGATGGCACCCTGGTCTCGTCTGCTGTTGGAATCCGCACTGCCAAGTGGCCGTTTGAAAGCGTTTTGAAAGCTGCCTTACATTGAATGCTGCTTTCCTTTTTCATACAACAGGTTGCATTCAGTCAATATTTAATAGACAATGATCTTCCCCTTGGAGATGTTTTCTTGCCAGACCAGATCTACTGGAATTGGAGTGCTGCCGCAGTGGCAGTCGGCGTGAGTGCGGACGATGGCGAAGGTACGACAGCTTCAAAATTGACAGTAAATTATGTTGACATTCATACGGCGACTTAATCAGAAAGCAAAAGCGTAGGTTTTTACATTATAGCAAGTATCTCTACGGCTTGGtggttttaaaatctttttccaCAACTCAGGTTTATGTTATCATTTTTCAGCTCCGATATGTGCTATCGAATTAACCATTGGCGGATTTGCACTCATGGGCCATGTTGCAAAGGAGGTCAGCGGGGTTGCCACGCTTGAAGACTGTACCATGATATGTCTCAACGCTCTCAGGACGTCACTCTCTGGATGCAAGGCGGCAACCTTTGATCAGAAAGCGAAGGCATGCATATTTTACCACATACCGAAGGACCTGGCAATTTGGGACTTTAAGAATGAAACTAGTTCGATCTATTTTGAGCCAAATTGCACAATTGATGCGTTAGCTACCACTACACAGATACCGCTTAACAACTCAGAGATGATGAATTCTACATCGACGATAATGCCCACTTCTACCGCAACGAAAATGTCCAATTCTACCTCAACGAAAATACCCGATTCCACCACTACGAATGTGGCGGCTCCTCAGTTCAATCCAGGTAAGAAAATTACAGATGATCACATCGGTTCCTCTCCCCGATTCTGAATGTCAGCGGTTAGAGCCACGACTGACGGGTAAAACCTCGGTGTAAAAGATTCCCACCAACCTACAAATCAAACAGAATGATAAATGCCGTTTGAATCTTTCCAGGGTCCGTGTGTAGTGTTGGTCTTATTCTAGTTGGACGCGCTCTCCACACCTTTGTCGAAAGTACCATGGACAGCGTTCTCTCTCTAGAGGATTGTATGTACCAGTGTCTCTATGTCACCACTTACGCACCGGAGAAGTGTAAAGCGGCGACCTATGATGAGATAACGGAAATGTGTACCCTACACAACAATGGAAAGGACGCAGCGGCGGCAGCTGAATTCGATGCCCAAAAGAGTAACACCTACTTCGAAACTGTCTGCGAGGGTAAGCATCACAAGTGTGAAAAGCTCACTGGGCCGTTCATTGAAGTAGCATTAGTGTACACATTTCTTAAGACAATGCTTATAAGCGGGATGTCCACATACACCGATTTTTAATAGCATATTTAGAGAAGATTTGATCATCAAGGTGGGTAGTTTGGTAAAGTCCATTTGACGACAAATCCATGCTCCACAATCGAATGCCGGGAATGGTAAGTTTTTTTAGATCAGGTAAGCAGTAGAGGTCACGACTGTAGCCGACAGTGATCTCTGACAAAATTCTGTCATTGCTTCGACGGCAAGGATATCACTTGTTGCTAACCGGAGTCGATTTTACTGCCAGCTCCAGGAGACAAGGAAGTCGACCTTCGCCACACAGGAAGTCGACCTTCGCCACGATGCTAAAGGTAAACTAAAGATACTCTGCTCCAAATTGTTTCGTCCTATGGTCTGATTCCTCTACAGTGGTTAACTAGTGTGGTTTTGCTGCTTTCACAGACTCAGTGCAGTTACAACTGCCGAGCTAGTCACTGTTGAAGTAGAAACTAGCGTAGGACTGATACCACTACAGCGTAAAACCACCGCAGTTTGTTCATGCGGCGTATTTTAAATGCAAAAAGAGCAAACTCGGGAAGCACTTTTAAAGTGTAATCAGTCCTTTAATACTGTCGTTCGTAACTTTTGTACACTGTTACATGTAGCACTAGGTTGGTTAGTTTGACCAGGGAGTTGCATCTTTATTACAACTCCCTGATTTGACAAACTTATTGACTGTGTGCAACAGTTACATTTCGCTTCACAAGCCTTTATACGTATGTCGGCTCTGTGTCAAAAGCTAGTTTTTACACGGTGTCTGATGTGATGTGGTGTGGGTGTTCGGATGAATTTATCCATTGGCTGCGATCGTTCTTATTTTagatttattcaacaaaatgtaTAGGTGAAATGAATAACATTTGGTCGGCATGTAGGGCGAAGTTGCTGATGACCTCAGAATGTATGACTGTTTTAATACCGTCCAATGACAGTCGGCAATGCCAGAGAAAAGTACTGAGTTACTCCTTCTTCGCTCGTCCGACAAAGTTCTCCATTCCGCGGTTTGAGCCGAGAAAGTCTAAGATCCTTGAGGCGCATCGGATGGGGAAGACCCTAAACGAAAACATCACACCCTTTGGTGAATTACTCCGTCTTCGCTCGTCCGACAAAACTCTCCATCCCGCGGTTTGAGCCGAGAAAGTCTAAGATCCTTGAGGCGCATCGGATGGGGAAGACCCTAAAAGAAAACATCACACCCTTTGGTGAATTGAAAGAAATAACCGCGTTTGATAGTAAACAAGATCTGCTGAACATGGTCAACCTGCTTTCTGCAAAAACACTGCTTACACTGAGCATTTTAGTTGTAGTGGGCCAATGGCGACTTGAGGTTTGCTGGATCAAAGTTAGTGCAAAGCCTGTAGTACAAACACACGTTTTACACTGAAGGGGCGCTAGGTTTATATTCAAGTCTGGGCATAGCACTTACCACTTTATGATCACGGCAAGATACATTACTCTGGGCATAAGAAGGATTTCTTGGTTGGTAAGTATTGCCTCTAAGATTTTATCCGCGACATATTCTGGCTCGAGATCAGGCAAAGCCCATGAATTCCTGAAATATTGAAGAAAAACGCTGTATACATGGAAATGAACTTACTCTGTCAGCGGAATGTCACTacgaagggaacatgtatggagaagaagGTTGCTTTCCGAGTACACGTCGCTCCCAAGTGTTTTTCCTTTTATCTTACCATTTACCCGGACAAGCCTGGACCGCGTTGACAGCAGGTTTCGGGATAGTTCATAAATAGAACGAGGCGGTGGAGAAATTAAACAATGATGTACCTACTTGAGGTTGAACCCTTTGAACATGCCAGTGCGGATCAAAGAAGGACATATGACTGTAGTTTTGACTCCACCCTTGCCCATGGTCTTGAGTTCCTCCCGCAGCGACTCGGCAAACCCAAGAGCAGCAAATTTGCTGGAACAGTAGTCAGCAAGTTTGTTGTTACCCACGATACCGGCCATGCTCGCTATGGTAACAATGTGTCCTTGGTTGCGGAACAGCATAGCGGGCAGGAAGGATTTGACCGTCTGCAAAGATAGGTTATACGCTCACGGTAAGCTCTTAACCAACCTCTGTGAAAAATAGATTGAGTTGAGCAAAGAACAGAAGATATTCCGCTCCGAAAAAGATTTGTATGTCCCAGAAGAGCACGTGTAGGGGAAAAATATTTTATCTGCTTTCGACTTTGTCATCAAATTAGGAGTGACTTTCTCCCGAAGGCAAAGCCGAATCTAAGGTGTCACACATCGTAAGCTGGCATTGAACGAAATGGAAGGACTTCTCAGCTTTGGATTCCTGTTACACGCTGGAGAAATTGAAGCCAAGTTGTATTTCTCACCCAGAAATGTGCCAGTGCGTTAACGTCAAAGGTCCTGAGGATCTGAGTGTCTTGGCATTCCATGAAGGATTTTCCGGTCACAATACCAGCATTGTTTACAAGAATGTCCACATCACCGACTTCTACCTTCACCTGAAATTTGAACTGAACCACTTTAGGAGAACAGATAACCAGCTGTAAGAGTCTGGCGGAAGGTCATGGGAGATGGGGAGTGAGCAAGGAAGAGGGTGTACGGCAGAAAGTTGTGTCGTCATGACAGCGGTCAAGCCGATAGAGGTAACACTGTGGCTATGGGgattaactgttgttgtatCACATGAGGGAAAACTCCATTGACTATGGTATTTGTTATGTAGGGGGTGCAAGTGCACATACTAATGCGGCCGATATATAACCTCATTGATGGTAAACATTTTTTCTGGCCGATGAAAAATTTTCCACCCTGAACCTAGATAACAAAGAAGATGGTCAACGGAccctttttttcctgttttataACAAGTAAGCATTGGCCACAGTGGGAAAAGGCCATGGGATATTCTCAATGGCTTGATTGGTAcgctccttttccatacacgtcCCCTTCCATATGATCATCTTGCATGTCCGTATCTCTAAACCGGCCACTAAAATACATTTTCGTCTGTACTTTTTGCATCGTGTTACTTCATTTACCTTGGCGGCGACTAAATATATTGTCTCCCTCTTGCTGACGTCACAAATATACGATGAGACCCGCCCGCCGAACGTCTGGATGAACTTGGCGGTTTCTTCAAGACCTTCCTTGTTGATGTCCCAGATGACCAGGTTACAACCTTGGGTGGCGAACCTCACGGCCATAAGGCGCCCAATGCCGCTACCTGCAAGGAAAGAAGGTTTGCGAACTGACCCACTGGTTGCAATAAAGATGCCCGCTGTGCGGCGACACAAATGTGGCGGAATAACCAGGTCATAACCTGGTGATCTGCGGGAGAATGAGTCCGACCCATTGTTCGATAACTGAACGCGGTGCATGCTGGAGAAGCAGATGGCCTGAGATTTTGATCTAAGATAGTCGCGACATTTCCGATCTGATTTGACAGTACATGGCACCCTTGCGCCCATACTGTGACCAGCCTGTTGATTTCTACATCTGCGACCATGGGTCAAATGGTTTTTGTAGCGAACTTGGCATAGTGCCTACATTGCCACAACAGTATGTATGATTCTGCTGCACGTTACGACCCAACAGCCTCGTAAATATCACTCACCCGCTCCAGTGACTAGTACGGTTTGTCCTGAGATACTCTTCTTCCGAAACTTAGCAGGGACAACGACTTTACAGATGGCAACGAAAATGTCCTTCATGAAAAGAAATAGCAACACCAAAAAGTCCCATATTTTTGGAAGTAGGCCCTCCATGTCCCCTGTCTTTGCTTCAAGGCCTATCACTTTACAACTTTACCGCATGTCAATGTAATTTGCCAATGTGTGTCGTATACGAAGGCTTCGGCCTAATCATAATATGTTCAGATCAATTGTCTAGACCTTGAACTTTGAATTTGCACGTTTGGTCTTGGCAAGCAAAGAATATTGTTGTAGGCCTGCTATAATCTGTTTGATACTTCATGCATGGTGTCAGGTCGGTCAACTAATTACTTTTGAAAGTTAAGACAAACTGGTCCTGACAAGCTCGTGCTGGTGTGAAAGAAACTTTTGTCCCTGGAAGAGAGTGTGCGGATCACTTAAATATACTACTATTGAGATACGGTTGTactgtacgcgccggtcaccgatccaaagattgaccgcgctcaacgttgcttaacttccactctggggccaacgcgccaaacACTtaactgggccataaaggaattcatTGATGGCTggtgggttaagccgtgccatatacctgggggtactatacaacgGTGTATTGTGTCATTGGACAATAGTGAATGACACTTCACCTAGGAGGACGCTTATTTGTGTTACACTGGTTTAACGGAGATAGTTGCTATGCATACCGAGATTGTGCAGTCAGCAGGTCACATATTCCTGGGATTTAGTTTGGTCTTCGCTCCATAGTTCTGTGATGCAACTATTGAAGTACCAGTAAATGTTTGAGCTGCTATAGTTTTGTTGATGGCGTTGCGAAATTGTACTTCTTTTCGTAGACCCTGGTTGTGACCTACTGGTACCTGGTAATCCTCAGTAAGATTTGTATACTGTTGGAATGTTTCAGGCGAGGCGGACAAGTGCATCTTGACCCTTAAGTTCTGGACTCCATTACGCCGTCTCAGTCCTCGTTACACAAACACGTGTGTTTAGTAAGCTTTGGAGTGGATAACTCTCAATTTCAGAGAGGGCAAGCCGAGCGCGACAGTTTATAATGACGACAGATCGCCCCggtgtcctggttgtgacatcccATCCCATGGAATTGTCCCAAGGCCCTGTGAAACTATGAGGGCCTACCACATCAGCAACACActccctggttgtgacttcgtcctcAAAATTTACGAACTGCCTACTCACTGCCGACTCGGCCCTTGGTGTCAGTTGGTCCATAAAACTTCCTTGGTTAGTCCTGAAATACCCATTTTACTTCACTAATTTCGTTAGTTGTCACTGGGTGCTCTCGGGATTGGCTAGCAATGGTGTGATCGATATTGAAAGTATATTCATGGGCTGGCATGTACTCTAGATACCGGTTTCTGTCCGAGACAGTTTTCAGTTCCAATCGTCGCCGCGAGTAGGCATCACAGTCCAATAGTGCTGAAGAGAGGACTTCCTCAAAGTTGTCTTCAGAACCAAGTGAGGATAATCTGTGATATAACCTGCCAAATATAGTGATCAAATGGCGGAAGGTGGGAAGTGTATACCACAGCTGACGAATGATGATCAGCTATGGATCTTGAATCAGGTCAGCAGCGGGAAAATGACCCAAGATGAAGCACTGGAGGAGGCGGCGAAGAGGGTTCGTAATCGTATCGTCCCGATTTTCCATCCCATTTTGATGTGATATACCAGCTCGGTGTGAAAGGAAATTTAGTCCCTTGTAGAATTAGTCCCCatttaattatcattttcaGGGGCGTGTTCAGGGGTGCATGGCTAGGGACCAAGGCCTTAGATAACGACCTCACCAAGGACCTCCCTTCAatgatggttgtgactttgtccttgtctTTTGTTGCATGTCTCTTCAAGATGTCTACCCAAATAAACGCAAAACATGGTTGTGGCTTTGTTCAGACATGTCTGTTATCCTTTTAGAGGTTTATGGAATAACAGAATACATCCTagattctggttgtgactttgtcctaatTACCTAATAGTCATTTTGCAAACTTTAGGCAGCACTGACTCACAATGCCCTAGTTGTGAATAGTCCCCACTTTATGATTAGTTTATGGTCATATTCTAACAAGCTTTAACTTTGTTTCTGTAAAATTAATGATGTAGATCTAAGGGCCTGGTTGTGCCTTCGTCTTTAATGGTCTGTTGTCTTGTTGCATGCCTTGTGAAATGTGTTGATATCACATATCAAAGCCTTCTGATTGAGATTCTTTGACTGTCTTGCCTATGACCCACACTATTAGAGTACTCATGAGTGGTTATGGTCCTTAAAAATAAATACCCTTTAAAGCCTCAAGACACCGTCTATGACCCAGCATACATGATCATAGTTGTGACTTTTTCCTCACATTTGGATTATGTCTTTTATGCTTCATATAGCTCTTCTTGGTTGTCCTTACTTGGTCATCCCAATGCATGGTCTTGGAAAGTTTTCTGAAACTCATCACCATCAGTTAACTTTCATCGTGCCTCAATCTTCACAACTTAATGGTTTTGCTGTCGGCACATAAAACTATGTATTGAAACCTACTGAAAACAATAATCTATTAGCAGGACCTATGTGATACAAGTTTGAccccatgatatcaaaatatgtCAACAAATCTGAGATAATTGTTTTGCACCTGTCCAATCATATGCTCCTGTGACCTGGTTACTGAAATAACTTGTAGACAATGCCTTGTGGGCTGTTAAAAGTTATAGGCATGATTAATAATAAAcaataaataaaaatgaaaatgaaaataaaaatcataatCACAATCAAAGGCTATTATGTTAACAAGTTTCACAGGTCATGCCACAAGAACAAGACCTGTTGAGCTTGATCATGTTTATAGATTTCAGCCCACAAGGCATTATCTAAAAGAATATATCAGTAACCAGGTCACATGAGCACTGTGATCCGACAGGTACAAAACAAATAAATTTGATATGAATAGAGGTGAACATGTTTTGTTGACATATTTTGATACGGTAGACAACGGGTCAAAATAGAATCATCCAATATCAAATAACAACTAGCACAttaccttaaagggggactataggcaggagcagagggttAAATTGACCATCTTTGGGTGACATAAATAtgcagagtaagggcactgtgTCATGTTTAATTCATTATTAAATATATCCCTTGTACAAGCATGatttactgtgagatgggagagacccctattagcgACTTCTTGTAACTTGATCTTGTCTACCAAGCTGTTGCCTGTAGAGTCCCTTTAAGGATCCGCTCCTTGCACCTGATGTTCTTTCATAGTTGTATCCTTGTTTGAAGTCAAGCTGTCCTTCATCCAGCATCCAGTTATTTCCCTTCAAATATTGTTATGAATGTGGTATTGCTGGAttaaaacagaaaatgaaaatctaTTGCGTGGTGCCTATTGTCCCTTTGTGCCAGTTCTCTTGATTTTCTTTTTAATGTATTGTTTTATAGAAACAAGAAGGCCAAGCCAATATGCCAATGCCGATCCCAGGGAAAGCCAAATCACCTGCCACCCACCGCACGAACACCCTAAAAAAAAGCCATCATCTGTCACCTTCACCGTCCTTGACCTCCATGACATTCTTCGGCTCATCAGACAGTTTTTCAGAATCGCCCAAAGAAGTTAATTTCATATCTGCACCGATTATTCCGATAGAGGTGCAACAGAATCCTTTGGGTGTCCTGGATGCCAGGAGAGGTTCCACCAAGTCAGCGACATCTCTTACCTCGGAGGAGGAGATGCACAGGATAACCAGACAGGATTCAATCTCGAAGACGGGCGACATGGAGAGACTTGTCATATTTGAGCAGGTGAAGGTAAGGGTCGGACTGTAGTGGTCTGAAATTTCAAGGACATTCAGGGATACATCATTTAACCAGCAATATGAGTAATCCTGACCCTGTCCTGTCAGGAAGTACTGATCACGAGTTATACCATGGAACAGTTGCAGGCCTTTGAGTGTGACTTTGAGGACTTTAGTATGTTATTGCCTTGTGCTTTCAGAGTGGACGAATGACGATTGAAGATGCTCTCAAGTTCGCGGATGACCATGGTCTGGTGTCGTCTGCTAAACGAGAGAACGAAGCCATAGCAGATACAACGTCTGCCTTGGCTGAGCAGAAGTGTTACAACTTTGCTGTTTACAAGAAGGGCCGGTTCCAGTCACAAATTCGGAGAATTCTTCAGGTAAATTGAACAAGTTATCATTTGTATTATCtgcatcatcatcgtcttcaatAGCATTGTCATCTTCGTTATCATCATGAAGACTTCCATCATACTTGTTTGATCAGGCCTACTTGAATGAATTATCAAATAGTTCATACACTATATATGGAGAAATACATTGACCTGATGCTGAGTTTAACTTCTAACCTTCTTGTTACAATGTTGATACCACatattgcattgtttacatttcTTGCAGATTGATTTCCGAAATAAAGTCATCTCTAACATCCAGAAAGGCAATGTCATCAAGAAGTATGACTTCGCTCAAGTTCATGATTTCGACTCAAAGGTACGCAGtggatttatttattcattcgtttgtttgttcatttgttgaCCGGGAGATACCCCTACAAAAATGTCACACGGGTGAAATTTCATTTCAGCAGAGTCGAGATTTTCCTGGGTATCTCGCTCACAGGCAAGGTTTTACTGGAAGCCTGTCACATATGAACCAAATATAATGATGATCATCTTTAAACTTGTAGGAAGGCGATGTTAACTTGAAAATATTCTTCAATGACGACTCCGACCTTGACATGGATGCTGACTCACCGGAAGAAAAGAACGAAATCATGCGTCTGCtgagtgtcatcattaaattgaaCACAGCTGATGCACGAAGTAAGTTTTTCCCAAAAACTGTTGTCAGATCATTACATCACTTGCACTGTTTGCAATGAAAAAGGTTTGTtcattatagtgtcaccccttaTGAAAAGGCTGACTAGCTTCGGCTTAtgggacactctttacttccaaactcctatctcttaTGTCCGGcccctggcgagaaggcagtttctACTCTACACTTAACTACCGCATCGGGAAGAGGTTACCAGCGAGTCTTGGACCTTGGACCCTCCATTCACGAGGATCACCAATAAAGCTTTCCCTctcacaaagtacatgtagtatcttaCTCGGCTTGAAAAGGTTGGCTCTGGGATTAGTTATTTTGATTGGGATTTTTCTTTCAGTGGAGAAGGACTTCACCGAGGCGTTGCCACAGCTACAGACTATCATCAAAGAAGGCCAGTTGGAGAAGAAGGGCAAAGGATTCATATCCTGGGTCAAGTAGGGTTATTGATTTTCAATGCTGTCAGAACGCAAAATTATTATACAAACTACACCAAAAATATACAATGACTAGTCATTTTTGATTCTTGACGACACTAAAGAGACCATTACATCAAATCCATATCACACCCGCATAAGGTGATGCACACTATGTAGCTTTATATCTCTATCCTTTTTTCAGGCGCTGGGTGCGTGTGCGTCACGGAGAGGTCTCGTACTATCGTCCTGGAGAAGAGACGGCTTTGAACATCATTCAGCTCGCCGAGGGGACGACCGCCGTTACCAAGGTGGAGCACAACGGGTTTATCATCATCGGAAAGATAAAGCAATTTGCGTAAGCTATGATGATACAATATGATACAACGCCCTTCTCAAAGCGTGTAAAACATCTGATATGCCAGTTATGGTCTGTTTATGTACGTCTgtgcatcccctgaatgacaaGACCAACCAAATTTAGGATGTGAGACACTTGGCTCTCAATTATGTCTTTCCTTACCAATTGATCACATGCTCATGATCATATACTTACAATTACAATATGTTTTCCTAGCTTCCGTGTCCCAGCGGAACACCGCACACCAGCCGAGGTCAAGCAGGATCGAGACAATTGGATCAAGGTCATCCTGGAGGCGAACCATGGTGGAAAGAGCATGTTGGCCCCTCTTTCACCACTACTCTCTCCTCGGATATTAGAGCATGAGTCTGAGAAACCCACGCTCGACATCAAGTTCAATTTGCATCAACTCTGTGAGGTATGGTCTCATCTTTACCTTTCTGATACCGTtttttgagtaggcctattccaAGGATAGCACTGTGCTTGAGTGACTTCTGAAATTGTATGCTTTTCAATACCTCTTGATCTTCAGGAGTTGGCGGCCATGAAGCAGCAACTAAAGACCCTGCAAGTGCCTGAGGATGTCTTAGGACAAGCTGACCGCGTTATTCAGATGGCGGAGATGATAGAGGTTGCACCTATTGGCGAACGACCTAATACTGGGAGGTAATTGGCCTTCCAATTTACCGGGTAGCTAGCT
Coding sequences within it:
- the LOC135495808 gene encoding epidermal retinol dehydrogenase 2-like, coding for MEGLLPKIWDFLVLLFLFMKDIFVAICKVVVPAKFRKKSISGQTVLVTGAGSGIGRLMAVRFATQGCNLVIWDINKEGLEETAKFIQTFGGRVSSYICDVSKRETIYLVAAKVKVEVGDVDILVNNAGIVTGKSFMECQDTQILRTFDVNALAHFWTVKSFLPAMLFRNQGHIVTIASMAGIVGNNKLADYCSSKFAALGFAESLREELKTMGKGGVKTTVICPSLIRTGMFKGFNLKNSWALPDLEPEYVADKILEAILTNQEILLMPRVMYLAVIIKWVFPIRCASRILDFLGSNRGMESFVGRAKTE